One genomic region from Lineus longissimus chromosome 6, tnLinLong1.2, whole genome shotgun sequence encodes:
- the LOC135489978 gene encoding uncharacterized protein LOC135489978, producing the protein MNKGSFLLRQWSSNSPKLSAVAEADVSNAKDEEVSVLGLKWHPEKDTLSIARKIKEQPRSKVNTKRTVTSESASVFDPLGFLGPLHVPAKSFVNQLWQAGKDWDDRLSLAENKQWSKVQVSLSRAHEIKIPRWLVDDATQPLDIIIFCDACPTTAVGCVAYAKQGTRVGLIGSKNKIVSQKNAKQTVPKLELMAMVMGAQYGEILRKTYAKECFTIDITYATDSEIALYWLKSEKKLTPFVMNRVNFIREKSDSNKWYHVATKENSADILSRGATYEELQSSTWETGPVWLKQDKCEWPFVDVCDKPKNIRISLAASLEIDNIFQTRDAGNTSTRPDLQAVIDISKFSSYQKLLRVTALVTRARYQRKE; encoded by the coding sequence ATGAACAAAGGATCATTTCTGCTCAGGCAATGGTCCAGCAACTCGCCAAAGTTAAGCGCAGTAGCGGAAGCGGATGTTTCGAACGCCAAAGATGAAGAGGTATCGGTCTTGGGGTTAAAATGGCACCCAGAAAAGGACACATTGTCGATCGCACGCAAGATCAAGGAACAACCACGCAGCAAGGTAAACACCAAGCGCACCGTTACGTCAGAATCAGCTTCAGTATTTGATCCGTTGGGATTTTTAGGACCACTACACGTTCCCGCGAAATCATTTGTGAATCAATTATGGCAAGCTGGCAAAGATTGGGATGACAGGCTTTCCCTGGCCGAAAATAAACAATGGAGTAAAGTACAAGTATCACTCAGCAGAGCCCACGAGATAAAGATTCCAAGATGGTTAGTCGACGACGCCACCCAACCGCTAGATATCATCATTTTTTGTGACGCTTGTCCGACCACAGCCGTAGGATGTGTTGCATACGCGAAGCAAGGCACACGCGTGGGACTAATTGGTTCAAAGAACAAGATCGTGTCACAAAAAAATGCCAAACAAACTGTTCCAAAACTAGAGCTAATGGCTATGGTCATGGGGGCACAATACGGAGAAATATTACGCAAGACATACGCCAAGGAGTGCTTCACCATCGACATCACCTACGCAACAGATTCAGAGATCGCTCTCTATTGGCTGAAATCCGAGAAAAAGTTAACACCCTTTGTAATGAACCGCGTCAACTTCATCAGAGAGAAATCTGACAGCAACAAATGGTATCATGTAGCGACGAAAGAAAATTCGGCGGATATCTTATCACGTGGCGCTACCTACGAGGAACTGCAATCCTCCACATGGGAAACTGGTCCAGTTTGGCTCAAGCAAGACAAGTGCGAATGGCCGTTTGTTGATGTATGCGACAAACCCAAGAACATTAGAATATCGTTAGCCGCAAGTCTAGAAATAGACAATATATTCCAGACACGCGATGCTGGTAACACAAGTACCCGCCCCGATCTCCAAGCGGTGATTGACATTTCCAAATTCAGTTCTTACCAAAAGCTGCTTAGAGTCACAGCCCTCGTAACGCGAGCCAGGTATCAGAGAAAGGAATAA